The window ACAGAAAGACGATAATAAGGAATCAACTTAAATACGAGAAAAATGGCAATGACACCGACAGGCACGTTCATGAGGAACAACCAATGCCAGCTCCAATTTTGCAAAAGCCATCCGGCCAAGGTAGGCCCAATAGCAGGTGCCATCATGGCAGACAAGGACCAAAGGGAAATCGCAATCGGCTGTTTTTCCCGCGGTATCACTTGATACACAATGGTCATAGTCGCCGGCATGATGAGTCCGCTGAAGGCGCCTTGCGCAATGCGGAAGGCAATGAGGGAAGGAGCGTCCCAAGCGACCGCGCATAAAAAGGAAAACACTGTGAAGCCTGCGAGTGCCGTTGCATATAGAAGCTTATAGCTGAACCGCTCTCCCAAATAGCCTGTAATTGGGGCAATCGTTCCGCTAGCGAGCATGAAGCCGGTAATTGTCCATTGAATTTTGCTTAAGTCAGTTTGAAAATGATCACTTAAAATCGGTATCGCAATATTAATTGTACTCATACTCAGGATCGCAACGAACGACCCGAAGAAAATAGCAATCATGATCGGCCAGAAACGCACTTGCTGTAATTCATCCTTGCTCAAAGTAATGCCTCCACTCTATCCATTGATCTTATCTGTAGTATTCTCTATAATTTGAATGAAAATCATCATACTACCAATGCATCTATATGTCAATAATGACATAACAAAGGAGTGGCTATGAATACCCTTTCATATGGCTTACTAAGCCTTTTAACCAGAAATTCCCGAACTGGCTATGAACTAACGCAAAACATTCAGCCATTTTGGCAAGCGAAGCATAGTCAAATCTACCCTCTCCTCGCCCAATTAGAACAGAAGGGGTATGTTGAATTTGTGCATGTTCCTCAGTCGGATAAACCGGATAAAAAGGTCTATTCCTTAACAGATAATGGCAGGGAGGCACTCAAGCAATGGATTGCAGAGCCTACAGATGAGCCCGTTGTAAGGGATGAGTTGGCACTGAAAGTATTCTGTATTGGCCTGGTTGACAAAGAACAAGCACGGAAAGTACTTCATGAGCGTGAGGTATACTACCAGGAAAAGAAAGAACGGTTCGCACAATCTTACGAACGAATTAAACAGGATGCTGTTAAACCTCTTGAGGAATTGGAGATCCATGATCCGCTATTCGGGCTTTATGTGCTAATCCAGAAAGCAACGCTCAAAGTAGACGCAGACTTGGTCTGGTGCGAATGGATGAAGTCTAAGCTCAAATAAATGTTACGAGTTTATTTTTATTTAAGGATTAGTTTAGAAGGGTTTTAGACCAGGGAGGTAAGATAACAGAAGGAGTGATGAATATAAACGGGGGCTGTATATGAGTAAAAAGCTAGGGATTTTCTTTGTGATCATTATCATAGGTGTGGCGATTGCCGCGATATTTCCCTACGTCACCTTGAATCCGGCCGACAGCCGAGTAAAGCTAAATACGGCATTTTCCCTACACTATACCGTACTTGTTCTACATATTGGATTCGCATTCGTTGCGCTCGTTAGTGGTCTATTTCAATTTCATAACCGCTTCCGCACCAACTATCCGGCATGGCATCGGGCTTTGGGGCGTGTGTATGTCATCAGCGTTATGCTGGGCGGTCTCTTGGGACTCGTTATGACCTTGTATATCGAAAGCTTTACGAAGGCCATGGCATTTTTCGCGTTGAGTCTACTTTGGCTATTTACAACCTGGAAAGGCTTCCGATACGCGGTCAAAAGGCAATTCGATGAGCATCGTGTATGGATGATTCGCAGCTACGCGGTTACACTCGTCGCCACTTCGGCAAGGTTGATTGTCCCAATCTGTATTTTGCTGTATATCGCTAAGATGGGGTTCCATCTTCCCGCAGGCGG is drawn from Paenibacillus sp. V4I7 and contains these coding sequences:
- a CDS encoding PadR family transcriptional regulator, producing the protein MNTLSYGLLSLLTRNSRTGYELTQNIQPFWQAKHSQIYPLLAQLEQKGYVEFVHVPQSDKPDKKVYSLTDNGREALKQWIAEPTDEPVVRDELALKVFCIGLVDKEQARKVLHEREVYYQEKKERFAQSYERIKQDAVKPLEELEIHDPLFGLYVLIQKATLKVDADLVWCEWMKSKLK
- a CDS encoding DUF2306 domain-containing protein gives rise to the protein MSKKLGIFFVIIIIGVAIAAIFPYVTLNPADSRVKLNTAFSLHYTVLVLHIGFAFVALVSGLFQFHNRFRTNYPAWHRALGRVYVISVMLGGLLGLVMTLYIESFTKAMAFFALSLLWLFTTWKGFRYAVKRQFDEHRVWMIRSYAVTLVATSARLIVPICILLYIAKMGFHLPAGGREQMVADILEINIWIGLLINLIVVEWFLLKPRKGK